The Xiphias gladius isolate SHS-SW01 ecotype Sanya breed wild chromosome 4, ASM1685928v1, whole genome shotgun sequence genome includes a window with the following:
- the ccdc25 gene encoding coiled-coil domain-containing protein 25: protein MVFYFTSAVVEPPYTIYMGKDKYENEDLIKYGWPEDIWFHVDKLSSAHVYLRLPKGQTIDDIPPEVLIDCAQLVKNNSIQGCKMNNINVVYTPWANLKKTGDMDVGQIGFHRQKEVKIVAVEKKINEVVNRLEKTKVERFPDLAAEKESRDREERNEKKAQLQEQKRREKEEQKRKKEMEELRNYSSLMKDENMKTNEDGYDSDDFM from the exons ATGGTGTTTTACTTCACAAGTGCCG TGGTGGAGCCTCCGTACACAATCTACATGGGAAAGGACAAGTATGAAA ATGAGGATCTAATCAAGTACGGATGGCCTGAAGACATCTG GTTTCATGTGGACAAACTGTCCTCGGCTCACGTTTACTTGAGGTTGCCAAAG GGACAGACCATAGATGATATTCCCCCGGAGGTGCTGATAGACTGTGCACAGCtagtgaaaaacaacagcatccaAG GCTGTAAGATGAACAACATCAACGTGGTTTACACACCGTGGGCCAACCTGAAGAAAACCGGAGACATGGACGTCGGACAGATTGGCTTCCATCGGCAAAAAGAG GTGAAGATCGTGGCGGTGGAGAAAAAGATCAACGAGGTCGTAAACCGtctggagaaaacaaaagtcGAACGCTTCCCCGACCTGGCGGCAGAGAAGGAGtcgagagacagagaggagaggaacgAAAAGAAGGCTCAACTCCAagaacagaagaggagagagaaggaagagcagaagaggaaaaaagagatggaggaacTCAG GAACTATTCATCCCTGATGAAGGATGAAAATATGAAGACTAACGAG GATGGCTACGATTCAGATGACTTCATGTAA
- the tmem214 gene encoding transmembrane protein 214, producing MASNNGSVGKWEVVKKGKKNNSSGAGKNPNDKKTGSGGRKALGESNQPSRPPLKMSETLYDGFEKMGKKQNKEQVPPPAEPQNKKPSSSKPSKKSHSSNTVTPATHKTLEEAFKALDVGDLKQQLARSQTLFPENPSVWVKDLAGYLNLNLTVPETEPTLSSYAHDYPYCLTGKELRGVIKGLIGRCSDNLPEFFDHCLYAMLRELDRQSGEPLHGYRVCIQAILQDKPRIAIQNLPDYLELLRSVQNRPVKCLTIMWALGQAGFYDLSQGLRVWLGIMLPVLGVKSLSAYAIAYLERLVLLHANLTKGFGIMGPKDFFPLLDFAFMPKNALSPSLQEQLRRLYPRLKVLAFGAKPESTLHTYLPSFLSRATPHCPDDMKRELLNSMTECLCVDVQSLGVWRQLYTKHLPQSSLLLNHLLKSWNILPPKLRKNLEETIQSFRVTNEEMRDTIESQDLQECNNLCQNLQVKMRGHGFPWSRLLMVLFVFAAGFIAHDVRSHGSFTDSTTASYLRNSGVTAVSQQAWGKITVYSKQGFSWLETNTPYYYSECARVLEPLMEQGLERTKAAAVFISENTTQFILWVKEKTPLVIEWVNTNTPDSVFQVLAYLKELLLLLHQNYILPALAHVSDLLHRAWTNLQDSCNGEVSVSCLQGHALSFTNSTWQLLQHATSAVKTWAQELLTRA from the exons ATGGCTTCAAATAACGGCTCAGTCGGCAAATGGGAGGTcgtgaagaaaggaaagaaaaataacagctcAGGAGCAGGGAAGAACCCAAATGACAAGAAAACCGGCAGCGGGGGAAGGAAAGCCCTCGGCGAATCTAACCAGCCATCCAGAC CGCCCCTGAAGATGTCAGAGACTCTGTATGACGGCTTCGAGAAGATGGGGAAGAAACAGAACAAGGAGCAGGTTCCACCACCAGCTGAGCCTCAAAACAAGAAGCCCTCATCGAGTAAACCATCCAAGAAATCACACTCCAGCAATACAGTCACCCCTGCAACTCATAAGACCCTCGAGGAAGCCTTCAAAGCT ctggatGTTGGGGACCTGAAGCAGCAGTTGGCTCGCAGTCAGACTCTGTTTCCAGAAAACCCGTCAGTCTGGGTCAAAGACCTGGCAGGATACCTCAACCTTAATCTGACTGTGCCAGAGACTGAGCCCACACTCAGTAGCTATGCTCATG ACTACCCGTACTGCCTTACAGGGAAAGAGCTGAGGGGCGTGATCAAAGGCCTCATCGGACGTTGCAGCGACAATCTGCCAGAGTTCTTTGACCACTGTCTTTACGCTATGCTCAGGGAGCTGGACAGACAGTCAG gagaacCACTGCATGGCTACAGAGTTTGCATCCAGGCAATCCTACAAGACAAACCCAGAATAGCCATCCAAAACCTGCCagac TATTTGGAATTATTGCGATCAGTTCAGAATCGTCCAGTGAAGTGTTTGACTATCATGTGGGCTCTGGGACAAGCAGGATTTTATGACCTCAGCCAGGGACTAAGAG tgtggcTGGGTATCATGCTTCCTGTGCTCGGAGTGAAGTCCTTGTCCGCATATGCCATTGCCTACCTGGAGCGACTTGTCCT ACTTCATGCAAACCTGACAAAGGGATTTGGCATCATGGGCCCTAAAGATTTCTTTCCTTTACTGGATTTTGCTTTCATGCCCAAGAACGCCCTGTCACCAAG tctGCAGGAACAGCTGAGACGTCTGTATCCTCGACTTAAAGTCCTTGCATTTGGAGCCAAACCTGAGAGCACCTTACACACATACCTGCCATCCTTTCTGTCCAGAGCCACACCGCACTGTCCGGATGACATGAAGAGAGAG CTGCTCAACAGTATgacagagtgtttgtgtgtggatgtacaAAGTCTTGGAGTGTGGAGGCAGCTCTACACCAAACACTTACCCCAGTCCAG tctgCTGTTGAATCATTTATTAAAGTCCTGGAATATCCTGCCACCAAAG CTGCGGAAGAACCTTGAAGAAACGATCCAGTCGTTCAGAGTGACCAatgaggagatgagagacaCCATCGAATCTCAGGACCTTCAGGAGTGCAATAACCTGTGCCAG AATCTGCAGGTAAAGATGCGCGGCCACGGGTTCCCCTGGTCCAGACTGCTCatggttctgtttgtgtttgctgccGGCTTCATCGCACACGACGTCAGATCTCATGGCTCCTTCACAG attcCACCACAGCCAGTTATCTGCGCAATTCAGGGGTCACAGCTGTATCTCAGCAAGCCTGGGGCAAAATAACGGTCTACTCAAAACAGGGCTTCAG CTGGTTGGAGACAAACACTCCTTATTATTACTCTGAGTGTGCGCGGGTCCTGGAGCCACTAATGGAACAAGGTTTGGAGAGGACCAAAGCAGCAGCCGTCTTCATCTCGGAAAACACCACACAGTTTATCCTCTGGGTCAAAGAAAAGACGCCGCTGGTCATAGAATGG gTGAACACCAACACTCCAGACAGTGTGTTCCAGGTGTTGGCATATCTGAAggagctcctcctcctcctccatcagaACTACATCCTGCCAGCGCTGGCCCACGTATCCGACCTGCTACACCGGGCATGGACCAACCTACAGGACTCCTGCAA cgGTGAGGTGTCAGTGTCATGTCTGCAGGGCCACGCGTTGTCCTTCACCAACTCAACGTGGCAGCTGCTCCAACACGCAACCTCCGCCGTCAAGACGTGGGCTCAGGAGCTTCTGACGCGAGCATGA